The Rissa tridactyla isolate bRisTri1 chromosome 6, bRisTri1.patW.cur.20221130, whole genome shotgun sequence genome includes a region encoding these proteins:
- the SCG2 gene encoding secretogranin-2, whose amino-acid sequence MAETKTFQLEAACALTFFFVLICWVDAASFQQHQLLQKDPDYVMKNLQRFPNPDMIKALEYIEDLRKQTNKGESSPDYNSYQGVPYLLQQKESKDQVRLPDNVRDSLTEDESQWVKVMLEALRQAEKESKVGPKENKPYGLSSDNSFPAGVTEDYEAYKWPERWQKYLKMPLGHYEDSSRDSPFKRTNEIVEEQYTPQSLATLESVFQELGKMAGPSNHKKERLDEDQKLYTDDEDDVYKVNNIAYEDVVGGEDWNPIEEKVESQTQEEIKDSKEEIDKHEEEIDDEMKRSGKLSFLEDEIRRDNKDQMSEDVSKLMNFYLKRLMGGAANRKLRTGGELEEKRAPTFLDKQLDPQSIAQLIEISRNLQIPPEDLIDMLKAGEKKQLQSERLEAEQEAEFPEDLNEIAETNLGQSDIFKSNVNSKNGYMKQSLNVIPENLPEDLNIEDIVSLLGTDNLANQNPSYLLNRLNQENDLPRLSYIPRRLKGHPFPKAAWMNDLERRQMEYEKLNEKDEELADYLAKVLAKYPEVINTNQMKRVPVPASESDLQEDDRLEQAIREHLSQLGPQEAAKLTSLSKRLSMAGETDDTQNRQYPDEDMLAKVLEYLKQEKSELERDHITKRAMENM is encoded by the coding sequence atggcAGAAACTAAAACCTTCCAGCTTGAAGCAGCCTGTGCTCTCACCTTTTTCTTTGTCCTGATCTGTTGGGTTGATgcagcttccttccagcagcaTCAGCTGCTTCAGAAAGACCCAGACTATGTAATGAAAAACTTACAACGATTCCCAAATCCTGACATGATCAAAGCTTTGGAATACATAGAAGATCTTCGGAAGCAAACGAACAAGGGAGAAAGTAGCCCTGATTACAACTCTTATCAAGGTGTCCCGTATCTCCtgcaacagaaagaaagcaaagatcaGGTTCGCCTCCCAGATAATGTAAGGGATTCTTTGACTGAAGATGAGTCCCAATGGGTTAAGGTAATGTTGGAAGCTTTGCGGCAAGCTGAGAAAGAGTCAAAAGTTGGCCCGAAGGAGAATAAACCTTACGGTCTGAGTTCAGATAACAGCTTTCCAGCTGGAGTAACTGAAGATTATGAGGCTTACAAGTGGCCTGAGAGGTGGCAAAAATATCTCAAAATGCCACTTGGGCACTATGAAGACAGTTCACGAGACAGTCCTTTCAAGCGTACTAATGAAATAGTGGAAGAGCAATACACACCCCAAAGCCTTGCTACATTGGAGTCCGTGTTTCAGGAGTTGGGGAAGATGGCAGGACCTAGTAACCACAAGAAAGAAAGGCTGGATGAGGACCAGAAATTGTATacagatgatgaagatgatgtatATAAAGTGAATAACATTGCCTATGAAGATGTGGTTGGAGGAGAAGACTGGAATCCCATAGAGGAAAAAGTGGAAAGTCAAACCCAGGAAGAGATAAAAGATAGCAAAGAGGAAATTGATAAACATGAAGAGGAGATTGATGACGAAATGAAAAGATCAGGGAAACTCAGCTTCCTTGAGGATGAAATAAGAAGAGACAATAAAGATCAAATGTCAGAGGACGTTTCAAAGCTAATGAATTTTTACCTGAAGAGGCTGATGGGCGGTGCTGCAAATAGGAAATTAAGGACTGGAGGAGAACTTGAGGAAAAAAGAGCACCCACGTTTTTGGATAAGCAACTCGATCCTCAGTCTATAGCTCAGCTGATAGAAATCTCAAGGAATTTACAAATTCCTCCTGAGGATTTAATAGACATGTtgaaagctggagaaaaaaagcagcttcagaGTGAAAGGTTGGAAGCTGAGCAGGAAGCGGAATTCCCAGAAGACCTCAACGAGATCGCTGAAACTAATCTAGGACAGAGCGATATATTTAAAAGTAATGTAAACTCTAAAAACGGGTACATGAAGCAGTCCCTTAACGTTATTCCAGAAAATCTACCTGAAGACCTCAATATTGAAGACATTGTCAGTCTTCTGGGAACTGACAATTTAGCTAATCAGAATCCCTCCTACTTACTAAATCGTCTTAATCAAGAAAATGATTTGCCAAGACTGTCTTACATTCCCAGAAGATTGAAAGGACACCCGTTTCCTAAAGCTGCCTGGATGAATGATTTGGAAAGGCGACAAATGGAGTATGAGAAACTGAACGAGAAGGATGAAGAGCTGGCCGATTACTTGGCAAAGGTGTTGGCAAAATATCCTGAAGTTATCAATACGAACCAGATGAAACGAGTCCCAGTTCCAGCTTCTGAAAGCGACTTGCAGGAAGATGACCGGCTGGAGCAGGCCATCAGGGAGCACCTAAGCCAGCTGGGACCACAAGAGGCCGCGAAGTTGACTTCGCTCAGCAAAAGGCTTTCCATGGCTGGGGAAACTGATGACACGCAAAACAGGCAGTATCCGGATGAGGATATGCTAGCAAAGGTGCTGGAGTACCTAAAACAGGAGAAATCAGAGCTTGAAAGAGATCACATTACTAAACGGGCAATGGAAAATATGTAA